In one Ochotona princeps isolate mOchPri1 chromosome 16, mOchPri1.hap1, whole genome shotgun sequence genomic region, the following are encoded:
- the LOC131482253 gene encoding WD repeat-containing protein 87-like translates to MCSNRWNGIKKSSSPRFIPKWKNLKLLISDILKDTETDEESKNNAVVLSDWPEILYQESQHPKNKAFICFYSINGNYFVSLDWVEPCENQVQAVLWILKKDTENKEVLEKLKFHVMVQVPPIKAMVHTGSYHTLIAYCGDMRLWLFRDHQRAFTFLGTVPCRFSISCLCYDSETKMLLCGTTGAVITWFLLPNGRELQLAQTVPLTGPELVQSFSLNGPQGSMLALCENAVRVFTHQGQGQLKEVKKFTLVTSGSSITCSFTCVSQGTFYAGTRAGEVHAWALERGNFLHSFQAHLSSVICVHSRPETHTLLTAGGEGVMREWNLASGSLLRQLTIDQDLQQLQFIDEITVFCQSTSAFSLHRLPYFYNLFHVCGSAPQQVQRVCCGHNWNRIFCATEDGLLRFLSPVTGDLLVITWPLLVMDKAVAWAFDSARQELFVATGGSEVLVFDATRSPCTAKYLVCLSGNSTDRVRCLAYGRSPLGKRLDGLMFCGHESGIVRILSHHNFARTEKIVHSGAVLTLCTLENPQEKSLLCSYGKDNIVHLTEAVFQENKVILQPFNKMICVCPLKHVKLLPDSVGAITETSCWQLWHYQDFLTSSESKKSSPFTQTKCLHECAITSFDACYSLKLFVTGGVDGSVRIWDFLGRLVTELDSAFHFGPLCFANNRGDLLLTFNQSIYIVSCLKLLPPTQLIDLGNLNTEDEVQEVPKPFLPSFFFLFEKVLVPKFCYLGQGLQEIQGLEILINKRAIAFDHTVPHVVEEDPQTSFVSQERSKWSFMEEKDIDICTPDRLPFVAPAQLQLAGWEGFNVYHIVRRFFGKGQAWPFTPDGYIPNSVIRACLWPQGTLVFLSCDLYSLYKDKDMDMTELLRFQALPPETPEDEKVSLSKQKAKFKEWQGSSFELESVAKQNWMGRKFSEGIIENLIEKILSLTIYCSVEEYKKYFSVLAQIFATYQIPSRLCTDTACQLLKDTIHSNPHIRELAWEMLERLGIMNRCFVIPLTMGLMDVDKNVRTKVLHLLRRVTGIQTKTMLIRVLKKSETLQEMQMEIIGDSSLGQLMDIQDSDIQRLHTQVEQRLNENLTMSHKDRSFSFSLDLSIEDQLKSFDEETIIPLSETLKISKWREMKKRVQAKNKTLIKKDLRVAKKPRKAELRKIASVLVISEDVAEQREEVAEQREAKRSEQFDTQDVALEPKLPLSTFIPVTPKIDDKEKEVVLEVMESTESLVVTEDVEPTDQPRMEDETQVISKMKKQDRVKELWKRAIKKGYAIAIMLRKEKEDTKDISEAITKESMEELIQVSEQQKDKRKKPGKKVHGVAGTPGRIGKLDTSSWRNDISYLVTSRIASSNPDMLKDLSKELVDLARVMLAGQQPSWDLFQEICPFLEDSKSLSSKLDDRVVEETETAVIEDIKEEEKVIPRGKGDKPSKTQKVKKVSFLEDHLALEKRKFKAAVRKPAKQEGELVKEEREPTKKKLIQGKEKLTKDEKNLIHPEEKMAPEEEIPAFSQKKLTTEEQMLVLEERRLTGKEREPLAKETKGIQEEGKPFLEWEETIQAQEQSIQTREERQLSQKKKELGKKEEPVSEEDKLSWEKENLTGEELTWEEEELSGEEEELTPGIEKQFRTLPGVALDIRSAECASADRPGTGAVRRIRSRSRAFTRREGSRLGGIVAWLSERGILAECEGHRVEALW, encoded by the exons ATGTGTTCAAACAGGTGGAATGGCATTAAGAAATCTTCTTCACCTAGATTTATTCCCAAATGGAAGAACTTGAAACTCCTCATAAGTGATATCTTGAAGGATACAGAG ACTGATGAAGAATCAAAGAATAATGCTGTTGTGCTGAGTGACTGGCCCGAGATTCTCTACCAGGAGTCTCAACATCCCAAGAACAAAGCTTTTATCTGTTTCTACTCCATTAATGGCAACTATTTTGTTTCCTTGGACTGGGTGGAGCCATGCGAAAATCAAGTGCAG GCAGTACTTTGGATActgaaaaaagacacagaaaacaaagaagtttTAGAAAAGCTAAAGTTTCATGTCATGGTTCAAGTGCCACCCATCAAAGCAATGGTCCACACAGGTTCCTACCACACATTAATTGCTTACTGCGGTGACATGCGTCTGTGGCTCTTTAGGGATCACCAGCGAGCCTTCACATTTCTGGGAACAGTTCCCTGTCGTTTCTCTATCAGCTGCCTCTGCTATGACTCGGAAACCAAGATGCTTCTGTGTGGCACTACTGGTGCTGTCATAACCTGGTTTCTCCTGCCAAATGGCAGGGAACTCCAGTTGGCTCAAACAGTGCCTCTCACTGGTCCTGAGCTGGTACAAAGCTTTTCCCTGAATGGCCCCCAGGGCTCCATGCTTGCTCTGTGTGAGAATGCAGTAAGAGTCTTCACACACCAAGGGCAGGGCCAGCTGAAAGAAGTAAAGAAGTTCACCCTTGTAACCAGTGGCTCCTCCATCACTTGCTCCTTTACCTGTGTCTCTCAGGGCACTTTCTATgctggaaccagggctggagaagTCCATGCTTGGGCTTTAGAACGGGGTAACTTCCTTCACAGTTTCCAGGCCCATTTGTCATCAGTGATATGTGTCCACAGTCGGCCAGAGACTCACACATTACTAACGGCAGGTGGTGAAGGGGTCATGAGGGAATGGAATCTTGCATCTGGAAGCTTGCTGCGACAGCTGACTATTGACCAGGATCTGCAGCAACTGCAGTTTATTGACGAAATCACTGTTTTCTGCCAGAGTACCTCTGCTTTCTCGTTGCATCGCCTGCCCTACTTTTATaacctcttccatgtctgtggctctgctccccagcaggtgcagcgtGTCTGCTGTGGCCACAATTGGAATAGGATCTTCTGTGCCACTGAGGATGGTTTATTACGCTTCCTGTCTCCGGTAACAGGAGATCTTCTGGTTATCACCTGGCCTCTCCTTGTCATGGATAAGGCTGTGGCTTGGGCCTTTGACTCAGCAAGACAGGAACTCTTTGTGGCCACAGGTGGTTCAGAGGTGCTCGTATTTGATGCAACACGCTCTCCCTGCACAGCCAAGTATCTTGTGTGCCTCTCAGGAAACTCCACAGATAGAGTAAGATGCCTGGCCTATGGCAGGTCGCCTTTGGGAAAGAGGCTAGATGGACTAATGTTCTGTGGGCACGAGAGTGGTATTGTGAGAATCCTCtcccaccacaattttgctcgaACAGAGAAGATTGTTCACTCTGGGGCAGTGTTGACATTGTGTACCTTGGAAAATCCCCAGGAAAAGTCCTTACTCTGTTCCTATGGTAAGGATAACATTGTACATCTGACAGAGGCTGTGTTTCAGGAGAACAAAGTAATCCTACAGCCTTTCAACAAAATGATCTGTGTTTGCCCACTGAAACATGTGAAACTCTTGCCAGATTCTGTAGGTGCCATCACTGAGACCAGCTGCTGGCAACTCTGGCACTACCAAGACTTCCTGACATCATCAGAATCAAAAAAAAGCTCTCCATTTACACAGACAAAATGTCTCCATGAGTGTGCTATCACATCATTTGATGCCTGTTATTCTCTGAAACTCTTTGTTACTGGCGGTGTTGATGGCTCAGTTCGGATATGGGACTTCCTTGGTAGACTTGTAACTGAGTTGGACTCAGCATTTCATTTTGGTCCACTCTGCTTTGCCAATAACCGAGGTGACCTTCTTTTGACTTTCAACCAGAGTATTTACATTGTATCCTGCTTAAAATTGCTTCCCCCAACTCAACTGATTGACCTGGGTAACTTGAACACTGAAGATGAAGTACAAGAGGTCCCTAAACCTTTTCTGCCTagcttcttctttttgtttgagAAGGTACTTGTACCCAAATTTTGCTACCTTGGACAGGGGCTCCAGGAAATCCAGGGGCTGGAGATCCTTATCAACAAACGAGCTATCGCCTTTGACCACACGGTGCCGCATGTTGTGGAGGAAGACCCACAAACGTCCTTTGTGAGTCAAGAGAGATCAAAATGGTCTTTCATGGAGGAGAAGGATATTGATATATGTACTCCAGATCGTCTCCCTTTTGTGGCCCCTGCTCAGTTACAGCTAGCTGGCTGGGAAGGATTCAATGTCTACCACATAGTTCGGCGCTTCTTTGGCAAAGGGCAGGCGTGGCCCTTTACTCCTGATGGCTACATCCCTAACTCAGTGATCCGCGCATGTCTTTGGCCTCAGGGTACTCTGGTTTTCCTAAGCTGTGATCTGTACTCACTCTACAAAGATAAGGACATGGACATGACAGAGCTCTTAAGGTTCCAGGCACTGCCACCTGAAACTCCGGAAGATGAGAAAGTGTCACTGAGTAAACAAAAGGCTAAATTCAAGGAGTGGCAAGGGTCTTCCTTTGAGCTTGAAAGTGTGGCAAAACAAAATTGGATGGGAAGAAAATTCAGTGAAGGGATTATAGAAAATTTAATAGAGAAAATCCTCAGCCTCACAATTTACTGTTCTGTAGAGGAATACAAGAAATATTTCAGTGTCCTGGCGCAAATATTTGCCACTTACCAAATCCCTTCAAGGTTGTGTACTGACACAGCCTGTCAACTCCTGAAGGATACAATCCATTCCAATCCACATATCCGTGAGCTAGCCTGGGAGATGTTAGAGAGGCTAGGCATCATGAACCGTTGTTTTGTTATTCCACTCACTATGGGATTGATGGATGTTGATAAAAATGTGCGGACTAAGGTCTTACATCTTCTGAGAAGAGTAACAGGTATCCAAACCAAGACCATGCTGATACGTGTGCTGAAAAAATCAGAAACTCTCCAAGAAATGCA GATGGAAATTATTGGGGATTCCTCTCTGGGCCAGCTGATGGACATTCAAGATAGTGATATACAACGCCTACATACTCAGGTGGAGCAGCGACTAAATGAAAACCTGACCATGTCACATAAAGacagatcattttctttttctttagactTATCAATAGAGGACCAACTTAAGAGCTTTGATGAAGAAACAATCATACCTTTATCAGAAACTCTAAAGATCTCTAAATGGAGAGAAATGAAGAAACGTGTACAAGCAAAGAACAAAACACTCA TTAAAAAGGACTTGAGAGTTGCCAAGAAACCCAGAAAAGCAGAATTGAGAAAGATTGCTTCTGTGTTGGTGATTTCAGAGGATGTGGCTGAACAAAGAGAAGAAGTAGCTGAACAAAGAGAGGCCAAGAGATCAGAACAATTTGACACCCAGGATGTTGCCCTAGAGCCAAAGCTACCACTAAGTACTTTTATCCCAGTCACACCCAAGATAGATGATAAAGAAAAGGAGGTGGTATTGGAAGTTATGGAAAGTACAGAATCTCTTGTGGTCACAGAGGATGTGGAGCCCACAGATCAACCTAGAATGGAAGATGAGACACAAGTtatctctaaaatgaaaaaacaagacCGTGTGAAAGAGCTTTGGAAAAGGGCAATTAAGAAAGGTTATGCAATAGCAATTATGCTacggaaagagaaagaagatacaAAGGATATTTCAGAGGCAATCACAAAAGAATCCATGGAAGAACTCATACAGGTTTCTGAGcaacaaaaagataaaaggaagaaaCCTGGGAAGAAGGTCCATGGCGTTGCTGGGACCCCTGGACGTATAGGCAAATTAGACACTAGTTCTTGGCGAAATGACATTAGCTATCTTGTCACTTCCAGGATAGCAAGTTCCAATCCAGATATGTTAAAAGATCTGAGTAAAGAATTGGTGGATCTGGCTCGGGTGATGCTTGCTGGCCAGCAGCCTAGCTGGGATCTCTTCCAAGAAATCTGTCCCTTTTTAGAGGACTCAAAGTCATTGTCATCAAAGTTGGATGACAGAGTagtggaagaaacagaaacagcagtTATAGAAGATatcaaggaagaagagaaagtcaTACCAAGAGGAAAAGGGGATAAACCATCAAAAACTCAAAAAGTTAAGAAAGTCTCTTTCTTAGAAGATCACCTTGCTTTAGAGAAAAGGAAGTTTAAAGCTGCAGTAAGGAAGCCAGCTAAGCAAGAAGGAGAACTAGTTAAGGAAGAAAGGGAACcgacaaagaaaaaattaatacaaggaaaagagaaattgaCCAAAGATGAGAAGAACTTGATCCATCCAGAAGAGAAAATGGCTCCAGAAGAAGAAATACCTGCTTTTTCACAAAAGAAATTAACTACAGAAGAGCAGATGCTGGTTTTAGAAGAAAGGAGACTGACTGGAAAAGAGAGGGAGCCACTAGCAAAAGAAACGAAAGGGATCCAGGAAGAGGGGAAGCCCTTCTTGGAATGGGAAGAGACTATACAGGCTCAGGAGCAAAGCATACAAACCAGGGAAGAAAGGCAATTGTCCCAGAAAAAGAAGGAGCTGGGTAAGAAGGAGGAACCGGTCAGCGAAGAAGACAAACTGTCCTGGGAAAAGGAGAATCTAACAGGAGAAGAACTGACTTGGGAAGAGGAAGAACTGTCTGGAGAAGAGGAGGAATTAACCCCGGGCATAGAGAAACAG